One window of Mauremys mutica isolate MM-2020 ecotype Southern chromosome 6, ASM2049712v1, whole genome shotgun sequence genomic DNA carries:
- the F2RL1 gene encoding proteinase-activated receptor 2 isoform X2: protein MRWASKLPHLGSQTNRTKGRSFAGQEVENKNTSIKSYTVDDFATKILTGKLTTVFLPAVYITVFLIGLPSNAMALWVFFFRTKKKHPAVIYMANLALADLLFVFWFPLKIAYHINGNNWIYGEGLCKILVGFFYGNMYCSILFMTCLSVQRYWVIVNPILHSRKKSELALGVSIAIWILILLSTIPLYLVDQTAYISNLNITTCHDVLPQDVLARDMFNYFLSLAIGVFLFPAVLTAVAYILMIKTLNASITDVDIGKKRKRAIKLIIAVLSIYLICFIPSNILLVVHYSLIRDYGQSHVYASYITALCLSTLNSAIDPFIYYFVSKDFRDHLKNAFLCRSVRTVKRMQVSLSSSRYPKKSNSYSSSSNTTKTTY, encoded by the coding sequence TGGGAAGTCAAACCAACCGTACAAAAGGAAGAAGTTTTGCTGGCCAAGAGGTTGAAAATAAAAATACCTCTATAAAATCATATACTGTGGATGACTTTGCTACAAAAATCCTTACTGGAAAACTGACTACAGTTTTCCTCCCTGCAGTCTACATCACTGTGTTTCTTATTGGTTTACCAAGCAATGCCATGGCTTTATGGGTCTTTTTCTTCAGAACCAAGAAGAAACATCCAGCTGTGATTTATATGGCTAATCTGGCACTAGCAGATCTTCTGTTTGTCTTCTGGTTCCCTCTGAAGATTGCATACCATATAAACGGCAACAACTGGATCTATGGTGAAGGACTTTGCAAAATACTCGTTGGAtttttttatggaaatatgtaCTGCTCTATTCTTTTTATGACATGTCTCAGTGTCCAAAGGTACTGGGTCATAGTGAACCCCATACTACACTCAAGAAAGAAGTCTGAACTGGCACTAGGAGTTTCAATTGCAATATGGATACTGATTTTGCTGAGCACCATTCCATTGTACCTTGTTGATCAAACTGCATATATTTCAAATCTTAATATTACTACTTGTCACGATGTGTTGCCCCAGGATGTATTGGCTCGTGACATGTTTAATTATTTCCTTTCTCTAGCAATTGGAGTCTTCTTATTCCCAGCTGTTCTCACGGCTGTTGCCTACATACTAATGATTAAGACTTTGAATGCCTCCATTACAGATGTAGACATTGGAAAGAAACGGAAAAGAGCAATCAAGCTCATTATTGCAGTACTATCCATATATCTTATCTGTTTTATACCTAGTAATATTCTACTTGTCGTGCACTATTCTCTGATCAGGGACTATGGCCAAAGTCACGTGTATGCCTCATATATAACAGCGTTGTGTCTTTCCACTCTGAACAGTGCCATTGATCCATTCATCTATTATTTTGTTTCAAAAGACTTCAGAGACCATCTTAAAAATGCTTTCCTTTGCCGAAGTGTGCGAACTGTGAAGAGGATGCAAGTCTCTCTTTCATCGAGTAGATACCCTAAGAAATCCAACTCTTATTCTTCTAGTTCAAACACAACTAAGACAACTTACTAA
- the F2RL1 gene encoding proteinase-activated receptor 2 isoform X1 yields the protein MRGRRWLQLLCAALVAAAVGSQTNRTKGRSFAGQEVENKNTSIKSYTVDDFATKILTGKLTTVFLPAVYITVFLIGLPSNAMALWVFFFRTKKKHPAVIYMANLALADLLFVFWFPLKIAYHINGNNWIYGEGLCKILVGFFYGNMYCSILFMTCLSVQRYWVIVNPILHSRKKSELALGVSIAIWILILLSTIPLYLVDQTAYISNLNITTCHDVLPQDVLARDMFNYFLSLAIGVFLFPAVLTAVAYILMIKTLNASITDVDIGKKRKRAIKLIIAVLSIYLICFIPSNILLVVHYSLIRDYGQSHVYASYITALCLSTLNSAIDPFIYYFVSKDFRDHLKNAFLCRSVRTVKRMQVSLSSSRYPKKSNSYSSSSNTTKTTY from the coding sequence TGGGAAGTCAAACCAACCGTACAAAAGGAAGAAGTTTTGCTGGCCAAGAGGTTGAAAATAAAAATACCTCTATAAAATCATATACTGTGGATGACTTTGCTACAAAAATCCTTACTGGAAAACTGACTACAGTTTTCCTCCCTGCAGTCTACATCACTGTGTTTCTTATTGGTTTACCAAGCAATGCCATGGCTTTATGGGTCTTTTTCTTCAGAACCAAGAAGAAACATCCAGCTGTGATTTATATGGCTAATCTGGCACTAGCAGATCTTCTGTTTGTCTTCTGGTTCCCTCTGAAGATTGCATACCATATAAACGGCAACAACTGGATCTATGGTGAAGGACTTTGCAAAATACTCGTTGGAtttttttatggaaatatgtaCTGCTCTATTCTTTTTATGACATGTCTCAGTGTCCAAAGGTACTGGGTCATAGTGAACCCCATACTACACTCAAGAAAGAAGTCTGAACTGGCACTAGGAGTTTCAATTGCAATATGGATACTGATTTTGCTGAGCACCATTCCATTGTACCTTGTTGATCAAACTGCATATATTTCAAATCTTAATATTACTACTTGTCACGATGTGTTGCCCCAGGATGTATTGGCTCGTGACATGTTTAATTATTTCCTTTCTCTAGCAATTGGAGTCTTCTTATTCCCAGCTGTTCTCACGGCTGTTGCCTACATACTAATGATTAAGACTTTGAATGCCTCCATTACAGATGTAGACATTGGAAAGAAACGGAAAAGAGCAATCAAGCTCATTATTGCAGTACTATCCATATATCTTATCTGTTTTATACCTAGTAATATTCTACTTGTCGTGCACTATTCTCTGATCAGGGACTATGGCCAAAGTCACGTGTATGCCTCATATATAACAGCGTTGTGTCTTTCCACTCTGAACAGTGCCATTGATCCATTCATCTATTATTTTGTTTCAAAAGACTTCAGAGACCATCTTAAAAATGCTTTCCTTTGCCGAAGTGTGCGAACTGTGAAGAGGATGCAAGTCTCTCTTTCATCGAGTAGATACCCTAAGAAATCCAACTCTTATTCTTCTAGTTCAAACACAACTAAGACAACTTACTAA